A segment of the Syntrophorhabdaceae bacterium genome:
TACCCCGTAAACGACGGTGCTCTTTCCGATCGTTTTTTGCTTCTCTCTCGTGAGGCCCGGCGCCACGTCCAGCCTGAAATCCGCCACTGACCGGTCGTGTTTCTGCCCCGTGCCTATGCTGCGCGATACTACCTCGAGCACCTTGTCGATGGAGAGGGGCTTTTCGAGGAAGTCGTAAGCGCCCATCTTCACAGCCTCCACTGCCGTCGAGATCGTGCCGTGCCCGGATATGACGACCACCTTCGCGTCATCCTTCCGGATGCGTATTTCCTTGAGGACCTGTATCCCGTCAAGCTCGGGCATCCAGACGTCCAGGAGCACGATGTCGGGCGCTTCGCGCTCGAATATGGCCAGGCCTTCCTTTCCGTCGGTGGCCTTCAATACGGAAAAGCCTTCGTCCTCGAGGATTCCCGAAAGTGAATCGAGGATGTTTTTTTCGTCATCTATGATGAGAACTTTGTTCATGACGCCATATTCTATACGAAAATACCACGACTTACAAATACTTGTGATTGGAAATGCTGTCCGTTACGGACAGGCGATCTTTGCCAGCTTGCCGACAACCGCCTCTGGCGGGACGTTGTCCCAGTCCTTCTGACTCCCCGTCTTGCCGTAATCCAGCGTCTTGCCGTCCCGGGATGCTTCGAAGACCTTTATGATGGCAAACTGCTGTTCCTTTTCGCCGCACTTCAGATAATAAAGCGTGTAACGGCGGGTGAGGGTGTCCATCCCCGTTATGAACATGCCGTTGCTCCGCCGTTTGAGGATGTAATTGTCCTTGCCTTTCTTCGAGTAGGTCAGCCTGTCCCATGCGCCGATGACATTCCCGGACTGGTCCTTCCTCTTTTCTATGATGTAATGGTGTTCACCATCCGCATCGGTGAACAGTTCCTGCCAGCCGGTCTTTTCTTCCATCCGTGGAAGGGTTCCCGCGACGGAGGCCTTGAGGGTTCTTTTCTGCTGCAGTGTAATGGCGATGACGGCGATGATGATGACTACAATTCCGATGATCACTCCCATCGTTAGTACCGTCTTGAAGGATAGCGTTTTCTTCGACAAGGGCTCTTCCTTTCAGAGAACACGCCGGTGCGGGCTCTCCAGCAATTTTTTCTCCAAACGATACCATCGAACACAGCCCTTTGCAATAGGGGCCGCCGAAATTCTTGTCTCTTTTGTAAATTCCTGTTTTGTGGTATATTAACCTATAAAATAGGAGAAAGAGAGGATTGTTGGACGAGAAAACTGATGAAGGATTGCTGCGGCTGTCCTTCGATGATATAAACGTGGCAAGAAGCCTCTTCGGGCCGCGGGAAGAAAACATCAAATATCTGAAGAAATACTTCAATATCAAGGCCAGTATTCGGGGCAATCACCTCACCCTTATAGGAGGCAAGAAGGATATTGAAGACGCAGGGAAGGCGATAAACGAGCTTCACGGCATCGTGAAAAAGGGTTTTGCCGTGGGTGTCTCCGATATCGACCACGCTGTAAGGTTTGTCATCAATGCCCACGAAACCGGCGGCGACATCGAAAAGGACCAGATATACATCGCCGGTTCCAAGAAGCTTATTACGCCCAAGAGCGCCAACCAGAAGCAGTATGTTCACGCGATGAAGAAATACGATGTCGTCATCGCCATCGGTTCGGCGGGCACCGGCAAGACGTACCTGGCAATGGCGATGGCCCTGGGCGCCTATTACAGGCGCGAGGTATCGCGGATCATCCTGACGCGCCCCGCCATAGAGGCGGGGGAAAAACTGGGATACCTGCCCGGCACGATGTACGAGAAGGTCAATCCCTATCTGAGGCCTCTTTATGACGCGCTCTACGATATGGTCGACATGGACCGGGCCACAAGGCTTATCGAAAGAGGGGTCATCGAGATCGCCCCGCTGGCGTTCATGCGCGGCAGAACGCTCAACGACGCCTTCATCATCCTCGACGAAGCGCAGAACACAGCCTCGGAACAAATGAAAATGTTCCTGACGAGACTCGGTTTTTCATCGAAGACGGTCATCACCGGCGATATCACCCAGATCGACCTTGCCGACAAGAAAACAAGCGGTCTCGTGGAGGTGAGGGGGATTCTGAGGGGCGTCAAGGGGATCAAATTCGTCTACTTTACCGAAAAGGATGTCGTGCGCCATCCCCTGGTGCAGAAAATAATCAAGGCCTATGAAGCACGACGACTGGAATTGGAGGAGTCCAAAAATGCAGAACGGAAAGGATAAACCTCCTTCGTACCGCCACTACGGGAAATTGCTCATTCTCGTCTGCCTCGCCGTGGCGCTGGCGCTCATAGTCAGCATAAAGAACCCTTTCTTCACCGCTGAATATCAGCTTGGCGATATAGCGAGGGAGAACCTCAGGGCTCCCATGGATTTTTCCGTACCCGGCACGGACGCCACGGTGAAGAAGGGCGAGGTCATCGTACGGGAGGGCGAGCGGATCAACGCCGACCATTTCAGCAAGATCGCCGTATACAACACACTGGACAGGCGTGAGGTCTTTGCGGTCAAGAGATTCATCGCCGTTTTCATCCTTCTCGTTCTGCTCATAGCGATTCTCTATGAGTATTCGGAAAAGAACATAAAAAAGTTCTACCTGTCGAAGAAAGACCTCATCTTTTGTTCTGTTTTCATGGTCTTCTGTGTGCTTCTCGTAAAATCTTTCCACCTGATCTTTGAGAGTTATGCCCAGAGCCGCATTGAAGACCTCTTCTATATCATTCCCGTTTTCGTTTTCGCGATGGTGGTGCGCATCGTTCTCTTTTCGGAGATAGCCCTCATTTTCTCCCTCGTTTATGCAGCCACGCTGGCATTCTCTTTCAACTACAGTCTCCGCATTTTCCTTTACACCCTGGCCGGGTCCATAGTGGGCGCATTTTTCTCGGGCAAGTGCGAGAACCGCAATACTATCCTCAAGGCGGGCATATACACGGCTTTCTTGATGTGCCTCTTTATGCTTGCCGGCGACGTTTTCACAAGTCGGTCGTCTGGAAGCATTCCCCTCAGGGTGGCCTTCGTGCTCGTCAACGGCATTGCCGGCAGTTTCATAGTCCTCGGGCTTTTGCCCGTCATTGAAAGCGTTTTCGATTACACGACGGACATCAAACTTCTGGAGCTTGCCAACCTCGAGCATCCCCTGCTGGGAGACATGATGCTCAATGCGCCGGGGACGTACCACCACAGCATCGTTGTCGGCAATCTCTCAAAGGCGGCTGCGGAGGCTATCGGCGCCCACCCTCTCCTGACACGTGTTGCCGCGTACTACCATGATATAGGGAAATTGAAGATGCCCCATTATTATATCGAGAACCGGACCGGTTCCGAGGACGCCCATGCAGGCATTACCGCGAATATGAGCGCCCTCATCATAATGTCTCACGTGAAAGAGGGGGTGGAACTGGCGAAGGAGTACAGACTGGGAAGCAGGCTGACAGGCATCATCCAGGAGCACCACGGCACCAGTCTGACGAGCTTTTTTTACACCAAGGCCAAGGGAAAGGAAGATCCGTTGCTCCACGTGATCGAGGAAAAGGACTTCCGCTATCCCGGTCCGAAGCCGCAGACGAAGGAGGCGGGTATCATCATGCTCGCCGATGCCGTCGAAGCCGCATCCCGGGTCCTTGAAGACCCTACGCCCAAGAGGATCGAGAACCATGTTCAGCGCATCATAGAGGACATATTCCTTGACGGCCAGCTCAACGAGTGCGAGCTGACCCTTAAGGACCTCCACGCGATTCGGAAAAGCTTTATCGCGATCCTCATCGGCATCTTTCATCATCGCATCGAATACCCTGAAAGGACACAAAATGGCGGTTCTGATAAAAAACTCCCAAAGGTTGATGAAGCTCAATCGAAAAGCGATCGACAAGGTAACAAGGGAACTACTGGCCTTTTTAAGGATTCAGAACAGGGACCTGAGCATACTGCTGGTGGATGACGGGAAGATCGCCCTCATGAACAGGGATCTTTTCGGAAAAGACCGGCCGACGAACGTTATCTCCTTCTCCTATCTTGACGGAATGCCCGGAGAGGCCATCGGGGACATCATCATTTCCGTGGAACGCGCCCGCGATGAGGCCCGCGAGGCGGGTATCCCCTTTTATGAAAGGTTCTTCAGCCTCATTGTCCATGGTCTGGTCCACATCATGGGTTACGACCACGTAAGCGGGCCCTCAGAGGCGAGGAAGATGCGCTACCGCGAAAAAAAGCTCATGGGGGTTGTCCTCGAGCATCCCGTCTACCTGGCGCTTGTCGATGAATAGCCGTATTGTATGCTCGATGCTGATGGAGGAGGACCGTGAATGAAAGCTCTTGCTGACAGGAGGGGCCGTTTTTCATCACTTATCCCGGGATACGGGCTCGCATTCCTGTCGGGGGCGATGCTTGTCTTCGTACAGCCGCCGGTGTCCCTCTTTCCCCTTGCCTTCATTGCCCTTGTGCCGCTCTTGCGAGCCATTGACAAGGACAACCTTCTCCTGTCGTTCAAACAGGGTTTTGCGGCCGGGGTAGTCGCCTGGCTCGGGATCATCTATTGGGTTGTTGTGGCCATGAACCGTTACGGGGGCATAAATATCCCCGTCAGTATACTGATCCTCCTTCTTTTTGTCCTCTATCTTTCCCTTTACCTGGGGATCTTTGCGCTTTCCTGCGCCTTTCTCGAGAAAAGGACCTCCATCTCCGCCTATCTCTTTGCCGCTCCCCTATGGGTCTTGCTTGAGTACGCGAGGGGAGTCGTCATGACGGGCTTTCCCTGGGCGTTTCTCGGCCACTCGCAATACAGCTTCCTTCCCTTCATACAGGTGGCCTCCGTCACGGGGACATACTTTATTTCCTTTCTGATCGTAGCGGTGAACGGCATCCTCTTTTCCCTGTGGGTGCGCAAAAAGGTGTCGATTGTATGGACCACGGCTGTACTCGTTCTCATCGCCTCTTCCCTGACCTATGGTTTCGTGAGGCTTCAGCACAGGGACGCAGAGCCGCTCAAGGCGGCGATAGTCCAGGGAAACATCGGTCAGGACGTAAAATGGGACGATGCCTTCAAGATGATGACCGTGAGCAAGTACTACCGGCTGAGCTTTGGTCTTGCGCAGAATGCCGATCTCATCATCTGGCCCGAAACGGCGATACCTTTCATCATAGATCGCGACATCCATGCATACAAGTATATCAAGGCGGTGCCCGCAATGCTCCGCTCCCGGCTGTTTTTCGGGACGGTGGGGCTCGGGGGGAAGGGAAGCTTGCTGAACAGCGTCTACTATGTCAACGGGAGCGGGCAGACCGCGGCGATATATAACAAAGTCCATCTCGTTCCCTTTGGAGAGTACACCCCGATCGTCTCCTATTTTCCCTTTCTTGAGAAGCTCACCGCCATCGGAGCGGATTTCATGTCAGGCGAGGGGCACGTACCCATCATAACGGATGCGGGAAAGGCGGGCATCCTTATCTGCTTTGAGGGAATATTCCCCTACATAACCAATGAAACGGTGAGGGGGGGCGCGCAGGTTCTCATCAACGTCACCAACGATGCCTGGTACAACAGGACATCCGCACCTTTTCAGCACTTTGCGTTCTACGTGTTCCGCGCCATCGAAACGGACAGATACGTGCTCAGGGCCGCCAACACCGGCATCAGTGCCGTCATCGACCCCAGGGGCCGGATCCAGGGCAGGACCCCCATTTTCACCGAAGATGTCCTGAGGGGCACCTATGCCCTGAAAGACACAATGACGCCCTACGTGCGATACGGAGATTACTTCATCGTTGTGTGCCTTGTTCTTCTGGCCGGTATGGTCGCGGCGGGGATGTACAGGAAGAGGTTATTATCTCTAGATCTCTAATTTCGCGAGATATTCCAGGAGTGCTCGGGCGGCACTCTGTTCCGCTTCTTTCTTGCTTTTCCCCGTGCCCCGCGCCTTGTGTTCCTTTCCTATGAAGACGATAACCGCAAAGCCGTCCTTGGTCCTGCGGGGGAACTTGTACCGGGGAAGGACCCCCCATTTCTTCTGGGAAAGCTCCTGGAGGATGTTCTTGGGGTTCTTTTCGGTAAGCTTTTCTTCGGTAAAGTAGGGTGAGAAGAGTTTTCTGATCACCTTCGCCGTATTCCGGATCCCGCTGTCGAGATAGAGCGCGCCGATCAGGGCTTCGACCATATTGGATAGTACCTTCGACTCTTCGGGAACGCTGCCTTCTCCGTTGCCGTAGCTCATATGCTGGTCGAGGTTGATCTCCTTTCCAATGGCCGTGAGGGTTTCCCTCTTTACGAGGCTGGAGCGGGCATTGCTGAGAAAGCCCTCATCTCTGCCGCGAAAACGCTTGTAGAGCATGATGCTGATCATGGTGTTGAGGATGGCGTCACCGAGAAATTCCAGTTTCTCGTTATCGGAGCGGCGGGCTTCCCGCTTCTCGTTGAAGCAGGAGCTGTGCGTCACCGCCTGATTGTAGAGTTCTCTGTTCTTGAATGAGTAGCCGATGGTTTCTTCGAGGGTGAGTTGTTTTTTGTGGGACACGTTCTAAGGCACCAAATTCTTTCCGAACGGGAGACATTGAAGGAAGGACCGGGACAGTCATCCCGGTCCTTCCTTTCGTCGCGTTCCCTATTTAACCTTGAATGCCTCTTCCATGCCGGAATACTGTTTTCTCAGTTTCGGCTTTTCTATCTTGCCTGTGGGGTTGCGCGGGACATTGCCGAAGAACACCTTTCTCGGTCTCTTGTACCTTGGCAGCGGCTCGCAGAACTTGATCACTTCTTCTTCGGTCATGGTCTC
Coding sequences within it:
- a CDS encoding PhoH family protein, coding for MDEKTDEGLLRLSFDDINVARSLFGPREENIKYLKKYFNIKASIRGNHLTLIGGKKDIEDAGKAINELHGIVKKGFAVGVSDIDHAVRFVINAHETGGDIEKDQIYIAGSKKLITPKSANQKQYVHAMKKYDVVIAIGSAGTGKTYLAMAMALGAYYRREVSRIILTRPAIEAGEKLGYLPGTMYEKVNPYLRPLYDALYDMVDMDRATRLIERGVIEIAPLAFMRGRTLNDAFIILDEAQNTASEQMKMFLTRLGFSSKTVITGDITQIDLADKKTSGLVEVRGILRGVKGIKFVYFTEKDVVRHPLVQKIIKAYEARRLELEESKNAERKG
- a CDS encoding HDIG domain-containing protein, yielding MQNGKDKPPSYRHYGKLLILVCLAVALALIVSIKNPFFTAEYQLGDIARENLRAPMDFSVPGTDATVKKGEVIVREGERINADHFSKIAVYNTLDRREVFAVKRFIAVFILLVLLIAILYEYSEKNIKKFYLSKKDLIFCSVFMVFCVLLVKSFHLIFESYAQSRIEDLFYIIPVFVFAMVVRIVLFSEIALIFSLVYAATLAFSFNYSLRIFLYTLAGSIVGAFFSGKCENRNTILKAGIYTAFLMCLFMLAGDVFTSRSSGSIPLRVAFVLVNGIAGSFIVLGLLPVIESVFDYTTDIKLLELANLEHPLLGDMMLNAPGTYHHSIVVGNLSKAAAEAIGAHPLLTRVAAYYHDIGKLKMPHYYIENRTGSEDAHAGITANMSALIIMSHVKEGVELAKEYRLGSRLTGIIQEHHGTSLTSFFYTKAKGKEDPLLHVIEEKDFRYPGPKPQTKEAGIIMLADAVEAASRVLEDPTPKRIENHVQRIIEDIFLDGQLNECELTLKDLHAIRKSFIAILIGIFHHRIEYPERTQNGGSDKKLPKVDEAQSKSDRQGNKGTTGLFKDSEQGPEHTAGG
- the ybeY gene encoding rRNA maturation RNase YbeY, with the protein product MKLNRKAIDKVTRELLAFLRIQNRDLSILLVDDGKIALMNRDLFGKDRPTNVISFSYLDGMPGEAIGDIIISVERARDEAREAGIPFYERFFSLIVHGLVHIMGYDHVSGPSEARKMRYREKKLMGVVLEHPVYLALVDE
- the lnt gene encoding apolipoprotein N-acyltransferase, with the protein product MKALADRRGRFSSLIPGYGLAFLSGAMLVFVQPPVSLFPLAFIALVPLLRAIDKDNLLLSFKQGFAAGVVAWLGIIYWVVVAMNRYGGINIPVSILILLLFVLYLSLYLGIFALSCAFLEKRTSISAYLFAAPLWVLLEYARGVVMTGFPWAFLGHSQYSFLPFIQVASVTGTYFISFLIVAVNGILFSLWVRKKVSIVWTTAVLVLIASSLTYGFVRLQHRDAEPLKAAIVQGNIGQDVKWDDAFKMMTVSKYYRLSFGLAQNADLIIWPETAIPFIIDRDIHAYKYIKAVPAMLRSRLFFGTVGLGGKGSLLNSVYYVNGSGQTAAIYNKVHLVPFGEYTPIVSYFPFLEKLTAIGADFMSGEGHVPIITDAGKAGILICFEGIFPYITNETVRGGAQVLINVTNDAWYNRTSAPFQHFAFYVFRAIETDRYVLRAANTGISAVIDPRGRIQGRTPIFTEDVLRGTYALKDTMTPYVRYGDYFIVVCLVLLAGMVAAGMYRKRLLSLDL
- the rnc gene encoding ribonuclease III, whose amino-acid sequence is MSHKKQLTLEETIGYSFKNRELYNQAVTHSSCFNEKREARRSDNEKLEFLGDAILNTMISIMLYKRFRGRDEGFLSNARSSLVKRETLTAIGKEINLDQHMSYGNGEGSVPEESKVLSNMVEALIGALYLDSGIRNTAKVIRKLFSPYFTEEKLTEKNPKNILQELSQKKWGVLPRYKFPRRTKDGFAVIVFIGKEHKARGTGKSKKEAEQSAARALLEYLAKLEI